From the genome of Nocardia sp. NBC_01503, one region includes:
- a CDS encoding terpene synthase family protein has translation MSTKESFRRPEFYMPYPARCNPNVESARAHGKAWAIDLGMLGAPPGAPGHGVWDESWFDSMDFARYAALIYPDAIAPELDLLTDWHIWAWFLDDFFAETFTHSGDSAGGNEYIAHLTEYMRVPAEATPGNPAEAGLADLWARTVPAKSKNWQTRLARVVEDYLRNTAREVYPADRSWVPNPINYVIDLRRKAGGMELVACLIEHANGVEIPAAVAVTRPLRALRDTFSDGVDLRNDILSYPKESRAGEINGVTITERFLDCDLHRAVDLVNELATARMQQFEDTVRFELPILFGDYLLVPQLPLAILRYVQGLQDCMAGDHQWASQSVRYRDIAPQDDTDTARPAFGPTGVGTSATRITNPRLEHPPQVADIGTEPSGSPELLGPNRIGSTSAQLGLARRAAAVAWPDQPATTDESETELPEFYMPFAPRIHPALAEIQTRTKGWVVEMGMLDCGLSEWNEAGFDAKQIPKFAAQCFPDTATQTLGSAAEWLAWTFFLGDYSDELFRNRRDIAGAKIAFDRLIAFMPIAHPEVLPPPASPLERGLADLWRRTAPAMPEHWRSRLAESILRTCEGLLWEILNFVENQIPDPVDYLEMRRSTCGAGILVILLDYTLDLENPPEWHESVPMRELVDALRDWNGLLNDLFSYWKETEKEAEIHNFVLIMRRFLDCGCGRHSPSPTTWSRPSCDTSSTAPRPNCRTWPTNSTWMPTSARPWTPTSTDYSDSSQESSRPTWTWPRVATSWRPERTPPR, from the coding sequence ATGTCGACCAAGGAATCATTCCGGCGACCAGAGTTCTATATGCCCTACCCCGCGCGATGCAATCCGAATGTCGAGTCCGCGCGCGCCCATGGCAAGGCCTGGGCAATCGATCTGGGCATGCTGGGCGCACCCCCCGGCGCACCGGGCCACGGCGTATGGGACGAATCCTGGTTCGACTCCATGGATTTCGCCCGGTACGCCGCACTGATCTACCCGGACGCCATCGCACCGGAGTTGGACCTGCTGACCGACTGGCATATCTGGGCGTGGTTCCTCGACGACTTCTTCGCCGAAACCTTCACTCATTCAGGGGATTCGGCCGGCGGGAACGAGTACATCGCCCATCTCACGGAGTACATGCGCGTACCGGCCGAGGCGACGCCCGGCAATCCCGCCGAGGCCGGCCTGGCGGACCTGTGGGCGCGCACGGTGCCTGCCAAATCGAAGAATTGGCAAACTCGACTGGCCCGCGTCGTCGAGGACTATCTGCGCAACACCGCGCGCGAGGTCTATCCGGCCGATCGGAGCTGGGTGCCCAACCCGATCAACTACGTCATCGATCTGCGGCGCAAGGCCGGGGGTATGGAACTGGTGGCATGTCTGATCGAGCACGCCAACGGTGTGGAGATTCCCGCCGCGGTCGCGGTGACCCGGCCGCTGCGTGCACTCCGGGACACCTTCTCCGACGGGGTGGACCTGCGCAACGACATACTCTCCTATCCGAAGGAGTCCCGCGCCGGGGAGATCAACGGGGTCACCATCACCGAGCGGTTCCTCGACTGCGACCTACACCGGGCCGTCGACCTCGTCAATGAACTGGCCACCGCTCGGATGCAGCAGTTCGAGGACACGGTCCGATTCGAGCTGCCGATCCTGTTCGGGGACTACCTACTGGTCCCGCAATTACCGCTCGCGATCCTCCGGTACGTGCAGGGGCTCCAGGATTGCATGGCGGGAGATCACCAATGGGCATCGCAGAGCGTTCGCTATCGGGATATCGCACCGCAGGACGACACCGATACCGCTCGACCCGCCTTCGGTCCCACCGGCGTGGGCACCTCGGCGACCCGCATCACCAACCCGAGGCTGGAGCACCCGCCGCAGGTGGCGGACATCGGCACCGAACCATCAGGGTCGCCGGAACTACTGGGACCCAACAGGATCGGCTCGACGAGCGCCCAACTCGGGCTGGCCCGCCGCGCGGCGGCGGTGGCCTGGCCCGACCAGCCCGCGACGACGGATGAATCCGAGACCGAACTTCCCGAGTTCTATATGCCGTTCGCTCCGAGGATTCATCCGGCCTTGGCGGAGATCCAAACCCGAACCAAGGGATGGGTCGTCGAGATGGGGATGCTGGACTGCGGACTGAGCGAGTGGAACGAGGCGGGTTTCGACGCCAAGCAGATACCGAAGTTCGCCGCGCAATGCTTTCCGGACACCGCCACCCAGACGCTCGGATCGGCCGCCGAATGGCTCGCGTGGACCTTCTTCCTCGGGGACTACTCCGATGAGCTCTTCCGGAACCGCCGAGATATCGCCGGGGCGAAGATCGCCTTCGACCGGCTCATAGCCTTCATGCCGATCGCACACCCGGAGGTCCTCCCACCCCCGGCGAGTCCGCTCGAACGAGGTCTGGCCGACCTGTGGCGGCGCACCGCGCCCGCCATGCCCGAACACTGGCGAAGCCGACTCGCGGAGAGCATTCTGCGGACGTGCGAGGGACTGCTGTGGGAGATCCTCAACTTCGTCGAGAATCAGATACCCGATCCGGTCGACTACCTCGAAATGCGCCGAAGCACCTGCGGCGCAGGCATTCTCGTGATTCTGCTCGACTACACACTCGACCTGGAGAACCCGCCCGAATGGCACGAGTCCGTGCCGATGCGCGAACTCGTCGACGCGTTGCGCGACTGGAACGGGTTGCTCAACGACCTCTTCTCCTATTGGAAGGAGACGGAGAAGGAAGCCGAGATCCACAATTTCGTGCTGATCATGCGGCGGTTCCTGGACTGTGGCTGCGGCAGGCACTCACCCTCACCAACGACCTGGTCACGTCCCAGCTGCGACACTTCGAGCACAGCACCGCGACCGAATTGCCGAACCTGGCCGACGAACTCGACCTGGATGCCGACCAGCGCGCGACCCTGGACACCTACGTCCACGGACTACAGCGACTCATCGCAGGAATCTTCCAGGCCCACCTGGACGTGGCCGCGAGTCGCTACGAGTTGGCGGCCGGAACGCACACCACCCCGCTGA
- a CDS encoding cytochrome P450: protein MTTEEQTVNSTPDDDTPIGRVGFGLFEPATRANPYPVYHRLREQAPIYHSPAGIHIFSRYADAAAILCDPRFGYSEPRAPLGRALLTEHDRTGLLRDDHGKSVSSFLTRNPPDHNRLRRFVAPSFTPRAVARLAPRITAITDALLDTALASREVDLVESFAYALPFTVICELLDIPAADHTMVQHWSHTMARGLDPEFLVPPQRVEQRVRAVLETAAYFHELSAQRRAHPGSDLLSELATIEDNGDALTAPELLSTCLLLLVAGHESTASLIASGVLALLDHPDQLARLRAEPGLAAAAVEEVLRYDPPPQLVFRATLTDLTIGESFLPAGTMAMVLLGAANRDPAEFPDPDRLDLTRATQRHLAFSQGIHFCLGAPLARLQATIALRRLLERTTTVALNGQPRWKPNVALRGLEALPITLR from the coding sequence ATGACCACCGAAGAACAGACTGTGAACAGCACACCCGATGACGACACTCCGATCGGGCGAGTCGGTTTCGGATTGTTCGAACCGGCGACGCGAGCCAACCCCTACCCGGTGTACCACCGACTACGCGAACAAGCACCGATCTACCACAGCCCGGCGGGGATCCACATCTTCAGCAGGTACGCCGACGCCGCCGCCATCCTGTGCGATCCGCGATTCGGTTACAGCGAGCCCCGCGCTCCCCTCGGCCGCGCTCTGCTCACCGAACACGACCGGACCGGGCTGCTGCGTGACGACCACGGAAAGTCCGTCAGCTCCTTCCTGACTCGGAATCCACCGGACCACAATCGATTACGCCGATTCGTCGCACCGTCTTTCACGCCTCGCGCGGTAGCGCGGCTGGCGCCGCGCATCACCGCCATCACCGACGCACTGCTGGACACGGCATTGGCGTCGCGCGAGGTCGATCTCGTCGAATCGTTCGCCTACGCACTGCCTTTCACCGTGATCTGTGAGCTGCTCGATATTCCGGCTGCCGACCACACCATGGTCCAGCACTGGTCGCACACCATGGCCCGCGGGCTCGACCCCGAATTCCTCGTTCCCCCACAGAGAGTCGAGCAGCGGGTGCGGGCCGTGCTGGAGACCGCGGCCTACTTCCACGAACTCTCCGCGCAGCGGCGTGCGCACCCGGGATCCGACCTGCTCTCGGAACTGGCCACGATCGAAGACAACGGAGACGCACTCACCGCACCCGAACTGCTGTCCACCTGTCTGCTGCTACTGGTCGCCGGACACGAATCCACGGCCAGCCTCATCGCCAGCGGTGTCCTCGCACTGCTGGACCACCCCGATCAGCTCGCCCGCCTGCGCGCCGAACCAGGCTTGGCCGCAGCTGCCGTCGAAGAGGTCCTGCGCTACGACCCGCCGCCGCAACTGGTCTTCCGAGCCACCCTGACCGACCTCACGATCGGCGAGTCGTTCCTACCCGCGGGGACCATGGCAATGGTGCTTCTGGGAGCGGCGAATCGCGACCCCGCCGAATTCCCGGACCCCGACCGGCTCGACCTCACCCGCGCGACACAACGACATCTCGCCTTCAGCCAAGGAATCCACTTCTGCCTCGGCGCTCCGCTGGCCCGGCTCCAAGCCACCATCGCATTGCGCCGACTGCTGGAACGCACCACCACCGTGGCGCTGAACGGGCAACCCCGATGGAAACCCAATGTCGCACTACGCGGGCTGGAAGCACTGCCCATCACCCTGCGCTGA
- a CDS encoding CatB-related O-acetyltransferase translates to MSAPNRTEPEQAGWRWGPRSGATGAPDPTRIHPLPTHPRVVFLRPLITADHISVGEYTYYDNFDHPENFERECVRYDYRPDRLIIGRYCALASGVRFLMSGANHRMDGVSTFPFAIFDGDWAAATHDLINLEAMPGKGDTVVGNDVWLGYGAIVLPGIRIGHGAIVAAGSVVSADIPDYGVVAGNPARLIRRRFTDEEIALLLRLAWWDWPAEAVTRHARILMAGSPRQLADAAETSGLMPPASTKQ, encoded by the coding sequence ATGAGCGCACCCAACCGCACCGAACCAGAGCAGGCGGGCTGGCGCTGGGGACCTCGATCCGGTGCGACGGGCGCACCGGATCCCACCCGAATACACCCGCTGCCAACACATCCGCGAGTCGTATTCCTCCGCCCCCTCATCACCGCCGACCACATATCGGTCGGCGAATACACCTACTACGACAATTTCGACCATCCCGAGAACTTCGAACGCGAATGCGTCCGCTACGACTATCGACCCGACCGGCTGATCATCGGCCGATACTGCGCCCTGGCCTCCGGCGTCCGGTTCCTGATGTCCGGGGCCAATCACCGGATGGACGGCGTCTCCACCTTCCCGTTCGCCATCTTCGACGGCGATTGGGCCGCGGCCACCCACGATCTGATCAACCTCGAAGCCATGCCCGGCAAAGGCGACACCGTCGTGGGCAACGACGTATGGCTGGGATACGGCGCGATCGTCCTACCCGGAATCCGAATCGGGCACGGTGCGATCGTCGCGGCCGGCTCCGTCGTCTCCGCCGACATACCCGACTATGGCGTCGTGGCGGGTAACCCCGCCCGACTGATCCGACGCCGATTCACCGACGAGGAGATCGCTCTACTTCTACGCCTGGCCTGGTGGGATTGGCCCGCCGAAGCCGTAACCCGGCACGCCCGCATATTGATGGCCGGCTCCCCCCGCCAACTCGCCGACGCCGCCGAAACCTCCGGACTTATGCCACCGGCGAGTACGAAACAGTGA